One window of Phycisphaeraceae bacterium genomic DNA carries:
- a CDS encoding endonuclease/exonuclease/phosphatase family protein, giving the protein MSTLILVSSAIVFANVIPSAWIESSAPRGLLGAASFFVLTFEPHLGIVAALAIIGLLVLRNWRVAVIAAPLLGWTLGPMAWSLMRPSPSPIRSPLHIMTANLLVGHDGVDVLARRIIELNPDVIFFQEYTPAKARRLIPLLAGRYPNVAEGLRDHAFGSAIYSRFPFLEVPDLYPHRSIRAPNGLEGRIGGEVGVWDPQVRAIIEHDGEPIVLQNVHFAPPIHLQYFAEQRAMTRWLCDWLKSETRAVVIAGDFNSTDRSDNLRELAAAGALDTAGIAGRGWIGTWPSSGLAGLVPMPIDHILVRGLRCSAARVGGDIASDHLPLFAEIGR; this is encoded by the coding sequence GTGTCGACGCTGATTCTCGTTTCGAGCGCGATCGTCTTCGCAAACGTGATTCCGAGCGCCTGGATCGAATCTTCTGCCCCGCGAGGTCTTCTCGGAGCGGCGTCGTTCTTCGTGCTCACCTTCGAACCACACCTGGGAATTGTCGCCGCGCTCGCGATCATCGGTCTGCTTGTTCTGCGGAATTGGAGGGTCGCAGTCATCGCGGCGCCGCTTTTGGGGTGGACGCTCGGACCGATGGCGTGGTCATTGATGCGTCCCTCACCTTCGCCCATTCGTTCGCCGCTACACATCATGACCGCCAATCTGCTCGTCGGGCACGACGGCGTGGATGTGCTCGCGCGCCGGATCATCGAGTTGAATCCTGACGTGATTTTCTTTCAGGAGTACACACCAGCGAAAGCGAGAAGGCTGATCCCCTTGCTCGCGGGTCGATACCCCAACGTCGCCGAGGGCCTTCGAGATCACGCGTTCGGCTCCGCGATTTATTCGCGATTCCCTTTCCTCGAAGTTCCCGACCTGTATCCCCATCGATCCATCCGTGCGCCGAATGGGCTGGAAGGGCGCATTGGAGGCGAGGTCGGTGTTTGGGATCCGCAGGTTCGAGCGATCATCGAGCACGACGGCGAACCGATTGTTCTGCAGAACGTCCACTTCGCGCCTCCCATCCATCTTCAATACTTTGCCGAACAGCGCGCGATGACTCGCTGGCTTTGCGACTGGTTGAAGAGCGAAACCCGCGCGGTCGTGATCGCGGGTGATTTCAACAGCACCGATCGGAGTGACAATCTGCGCGAACTCGCGGCCGCGGGAGCGCTCGATACGGCTGGTATCGCCGGGCGCGGGTGGATCGGCACTTGGCCCTCAAGCGGACTCGCCGGCCTCGTCCCGATGCCAATCGATCACATTCTCGTTCGTGGGCTTCGGTGCTCCGCGGCGAGAGTCGGGGGCGATATCGCATCCGACCACCTGCCGCTGTTCGCCGAAATCGGACGCTGA
- a CDS encoding acetate/propionate family kinase, with amino-acid sequence MSTGRVISRRRSQSRSLAPDACVFAINGGSSSIKAAVFRVRQEPDRIASLLIERLGAASTRLVIRRFEAKGTSESARSIGAISPAEAASLLAKELRALSCDAPLLGIGHRLVFGGSDSPDHQIVTKPLLRKLDAASSLDSAHLPAELALIAAFQREFRGMAQVACLDTAFHRTMPRLATLLPIPKRFFDAGVRRYGYHGISYEFLVRELARVERFAAKRRRVVFAHLGSGASMAAVLDGRSIDTTMAFSPLAGLMMGTRPGDLDPGAVIHIAEREHFDPRALTEFLNKRCGLLGISGSSNDVRELLKRCDRDRRAGDAIDLFCWSARRQLGAMIASLGGIDTLVFSGGIGEHSPEIRAGLCDGLSGIGIRLDAKANRSNKPLISDRRSAVCVRVIPTDEEVMIARHVARLVRERR; translated from the coding sequence ATGAGCACCGGACGAGTCATTTCAAGAAGGCGCTCGCAAAGCCGGTCGCTCGCGCCGGATGCTTGTGTCTTTGCGATCAACGGCGGCTCTTCGAGCATCAAGGCCGCGGTGTTTCGTGTGAGGCAAGAGCCAGACCGGATCGCCTCGCTCCTGATCGAGCGGCTCGGCGCGGCGAGCACCCGGCTCGTGATTCGCCGATTCGAAGCAAAGGGGACCTCGGAGAGCGCTCGCTCCATCGGCGCGATCTCTCCAGCGGAAGCTGCCTCGCTGCTCGCAAAGGAGTTGCGAGCACTGTCGTGCGACGCTCCGCTCCTTGGAATCGGACACCGCCTGGTCTTCGGCGGTTCGGATTCTCCCGACCACCAGATTGTGACGAAGCCGCTTCTGCGCAAGCTCGACGCAGCCTCGTCACTTGATTCCGCGCACCTCCCCGCCGAACTCGCGCTGATTGCAGCATTTCAGAGGGAATTTAGGGGCATGGCACAGGTTGCGTGCCTCGATACGGCATTCCACCGCACGATGCCGCGGCTCGCGACGCTGCTGCCGATTCCGAAGCGTTTCTTTGACGCGGGTGTTCGGCGATACGGATATCACGGAATCTCGTACGAATTCCTCGTAAGAGAACTCGCGCGGGTGGAGCGATTCGCAGCGAAGCGCCGGCGCGTGGTGTTCGCGCATCTCGGATCCGGTGCGAGCATGGCGGCGGTTTTGGACGGACGCTCGATCGACACGACGATGGCGTTTTCGCCGCTGGCGGGGCTCATGATGGGCACGAGACCCGGCGACCTTGATCCCGGCGCGGTCATTCACATCGCCGAAAGGGAGCACTTCGATCCGCGCGCTCTCACCGAGTTCTTGAACAAGCGCTGCGGGCTGCTCGGCATCTCGGGGTCGAGCAACGATGTTCGAGAACTTCTCAAGCGGTGTGATCGCGATCGGCGCGCCGGCGATGCGATCGACTTGTTCTGCTGGTCGGCACGGCGCCAACTCGGGGCCATGATCGCCTCCCTCGGCGGCATCGACACGCTCGTGTTTTCCGGCGGGATTGGTGAACATTCACCAGAAATTCGCGCCGGGCTATGCGATGGCCTGTCCGGAATCGGCATCCGGCTCGACGCCAAGGCAAATCGCTCGAATAAGCCGCTCATATCCGATCGGCGCTCCGCCGTGTGCGTCCGCGTGATTCCCACGGATGAGGAAGTTATGATCGCGCGGCACGTCGCCAGGCTGGTCCGCGAGCGCCGCTGA
- a CDS encoding phosphoketolase family protein: protein MPKPPTPELLRRMDAYWRAANYLSVGQIYLFDNPLLKQPLRLEHVKPRLLGHFGTTPGLNFIYVHLNRVIARDDLSVIYVTGPGHGGPGLVANTYLEGTYSEIYPNISQDEAGMQRLFKQFSFPGGIPSHVAPETPGSIHEGGELGYALSHAYGAVFDNPDLIAACVIGDGEAETGPLATSWHSNKFLNPARDGAVLPILHLNGYKIAGPTVLARIPKAELQALMRGYGHEPYFVEGSDPAKMHKLMASTLDKVLSEIRKIQSKARRTGFKQRPKWPMIVLRTPKGWTGPKVVDGLPVEGSFRSHQVPLSHVRDNPRHLKMLEQWMKSYKPDQLFDGNGVLIAELAELAPKGDRRMGANPHANGGMLLKDLRLPSFRKYAVKVETPGGAIAESTRIQGEFLRDVMKMNAEEANFRVFSPDETSSNRWQALFKVTGRMSAAEILKTDEHISRDGRVMEMLSEHQCQGWLEGYLLTGRHGMFSCYEAFIHIIDSMFNQHAKWLKVTRKLGWRKPIASLNYLLSSHVWRQDHNGFSHQDPGFIDHVVNKKADVIRVYLPPDANCLLSITDHCLRSRNYVNVIVAGKQPSQQWLDMDSAAAHCKAGIGVWDWASTDHGGEPDMVMACCGDTPTLEVLAATMMLRDNLPDLKIRVVNIVDLMRLQQPSEHPHGLSDEGFDLLFTKTKPVIFAYHGYPWLIHRLTYRRTNHSNIHVRGYKEEGTTTTPFDMVVLNDMDRYHLVMDAVRRIGTLGTPGDDLAQRMAEKRREHTRYVQQHGEDMPEVRDWKWNPAKRVP from the coding sequence ATGCCCAAGCCGCCGACACCCGAGCTTCTCCGTCGGATGGACGCCTATTGGCGTGCCGCCAACTACCTCTCGGTCGGGCAGATCTATCTCTTCGACAACCCGTTGCTCAAACAACCGCTCCGGCTCGAGCACGTGAAGCCGCGCCTACTCGGTCACTTCGGAACAACTCCCGGTCTGAATTTCATCTATGTCCACCTCAACCGCGTGATCGCACGCGACGACCTGAGCGTCATCTACGTCACGGGGCCCGGACACGGCGGGCCCGGACTGGTCGCGAACACCTATCTCGAAGGCACTTACAGCGAGATCTATCCGAACATTTCGCAGGACGAGGCCGGGATGCAAAGGCTGTTCAAGCAGTTTTCCTTTCCCGGAGGCATTCCCAGCCACGTCGCTCCAGAGACACCGGGCTCGATTCACGAGGGCGGCGAGCTCGGATACGCCCTCTCGCACGCGTACGGCGCGGTTTTTGACAATCCAGATCTCATCGCGGCGTGTGTGATCGGCGACGGCGAGGCCGAAACCGGGCCGCTGGCAACAAGCTGGCACTCGAACAAGTTTTTGAACCCGGCGCGCGACGGCGCGGTTCTTCCGATCCTGCACCTCAACGGCTACAAGATCGCCGGCCCCACTGTTCTCGCGCGTATCCCGAAGGCCGAATTGCAGGCGCTCATGCGCGGATACGGCCACGAGCCCTATTTCGTCGAAGGTAGCGACCCCGCGAAGATGCACAAGCTCATGGCGAGCACGCTCGACAAGGTGCTGTCCGAAATCCGCAAAATCCAGAGCAAGGCGCGCCGGACCGGCTTCAAGCAGCGACCCAAGTGGCCCATGATCGTGCTGCGCACGCCGAAGGGCTGGACCGGACCGAAGGTCGTGGATGGCCTTCCGGTCGAGGGCTCGTTCCGCTCGCATCAAGTTCCGCTGTCCCACGTTCGCGACAATCCGAGGCATCTCAAGATGCTCGAACAATGGATGAAGAGCTACAAGCCCGATCAGCTCTTTGATGGGAACGGCGTGCTCATCGCCGAACTCGCAGAACTCGCGCCCAAGGGCGATCGGCGCATGGGCGCGAATCCTCATGCCAACGGCGGCATGCTTCTGAAGGATCTCAGGCTGCCATCGTTCCGCAAGTACGCCGTGAAAGTCGAGACTCCGGGCGGCGCGATCGCAGAATCGACGCGTATCCAAGGCGAATTCCTGCGCGACGTGATGAAGATGAACGCCGAGGAAGCGAACTTTCGCGTCTTCAGCCCGGATGAGACTTCATCGAATCGATGGCAGGCACTTTTCAAAGTCACCGGCCGGATGTCCGCAGCCGAAATCCTCAAGACCGACGAGCATATTTCTCGCGATGGCCGCGTCATGGAGATGCTCAGCGAGCATCAGTGCCAGGGTTGGCTGGAGGGATACCTGCTCACCGGGCGTCACGGCATGTTTTCGTGCTACGAAGCGTTCATCCACATCATCGATTCGATGTTTAATCAGCACGCCAAGTGGCTGAAAGTGACTCGCAAACTCGGCTGGCGCAAGCCGATCGCGTCGCTGAACTATCTGCTTTCTTCGCACGTCTGGCGGCAAGATCACAACGGGTTCAGCCATCAGGACCCGGGGTTCATCGACCATGTCGTCAACAAAAAGGCCGACGTCATCCGCGTCTATTTGCCGCCCGATGCGAATTGCCTGCTCAGCATCACCGATCATTGCCTGCGCAGCCGCAATTACGTGAACGTCATCGTCGCGGGCAAGCAGCCCTCGCAGCAATGGCTCGACATGGATTCCGCCGCGGCGCACTGCAAGGCCGGAATCGGCGTTTGGGACTGGGCGAGCACCGACCACGGAGGAGAGCCCGATATGGTCATGGCGTGCTGCGGCGACACCCCCACGCTCGAAGTTCTCGCGGCAACGATGATGCTCCGCGACAATCTTCCCGACCTCAAGATCCGAGTCGTCAACATCGTCGATCTCATGCGCCTTCAGCAACCATCAGAACATCCGCACGGGTTGTCCGATGAAGGCTTCGATTTGCTCTTCACCAAGACCAAGCCGGTGATTTTCGCCTATCACGGCTATCCGTGGCTCATTCATCGCCTGACCTATCGGCGCACGAATCACAGCAACATCCACGTGCGTGGATACAAAGAAGAAGGAACGACCACGACGCCCTTCGACATGGTCGTGCTGAATGACATGGACCGGTATCACCTCGTCATGGATGCGGTGCGGCGAATCGGGACGCTCGGTACGCCGGGGGACGACCTCGCTCAGCGAATGGCCGAAAAGAGACGCGAGCACACGCGCTACGTGCAGCAGCACGGCGAAGACATGCCCGAAGTTCGAGATTGGAAGTGGAACCCGGCGAAACGAGTTCCTTGA
- a CDS encoding HdeD family acid-resistance protein — protein MTQLASAPASAATAPHVHALAMGWKSLLVRGICAIIFGVIAVAAPIATLGTLIWLFAAFAIVDGVFAFAAAISGRLRAYAPTWWLVLVGVFSIVAGLTIFAYPALSALLMLTFIGVWAIFRGIFEVVGAIQLRRVIKNEWALIIGGLIDIAFGVYVLAFPGQGALAMVVVLGIFAIISGFSLIALAMRLKKHAVAAH, from the coding sequence ATGACGCAGCTCGCTTCTGCTCCCGCATCCGCAGCGACCGCTCCCCACGTTCACGCATTGGCCATGGGTTGGAAGTCGCTGCTGGTGCGCGGCATTTGTGCGATCATCTTCGGCGTGATCGCGGTCGCGGCGCCGATCGCGACGCTGGGCACATTGATCTGGCTCTTCGCTGCGTTTGCGATCGTGGACGGCGTGTTCGCATTTGCCGCCGCGATCTCCGGACGCCTGCGTGCCTACGCACCGACTTGGTGGCTTGTGCTCGTCGGTGTCTTCAGCATCGTGGCCGGGCTGACGATCTTCGCGTATCCGGCGCTCTCGGCGCTTCTGATGCTGACGTTCATCGGGGTGTGGGCGATCTTCCGAGGGATCTTTGAGGTCGTCGGCGCGATCCAACTGCGAAGAGTTATCAAGAACGAGTGGGCGCTCATCATCGGCGGGCTCATCGATATCGCCTTCGGTGTGTACGTGCTCGCATTCCCGGGGCAGGGGGCGCTCGCGATGGTGGTCGTGCTCGGAATCTTCGCGATCATTTCCGGGTTTTCGCTCATCGCTCTCGCCATGAGGCTCAAGAAGCACGCGGTGGCAGCGCACTGA
- a CDS encoding RNHCP domain-containing protein encodes MSHKSRIESNDFTCIHCNAPVAVQAWGTRHRNHCPLCLWSRHVDDEPGDRACACRSGMEPIAIEVRQDGEWAIIHRCTGCGMIGTNRVAGDDEERSLLALALRPIANPAFPLDGFRGRSG; translated from the coding sequence ATGTCTCACAAGAGCAGAATTGAATCGAACGATTTCACCTGTATTCATTGCAACGCCCCGGTCGCCGTTCAGGCGTGGGGAACCAGGCATCGAAACCACTGCCCGCTTTGCCTCTGGTCGCGCCACGTGGATGATGAACCCGGAGACCGCGCGTGCGCCTGCCGCAGCGGCATGGAGCCGATCGCCATCGAAGTCCGCCAAGACGGCGAATGGGCGATCATCCACCGCTGCACGGGCTGCGGCATGATCGGGACAAACCGGGTCGCCGGCGACGACGAGGAGCGTTCGCTCCTGGCGCTGGCGCTGCGCCCGATCGCCAATCCCGCCTTTCCGCTGGATGGATTTCGCGGAAGAAGCGGGTAG
- a CDS encoding FAD-dependent oxidoreductase, with protein MTIYSRLHGLFGERPTDESRRAFLRATAAAGAALLLPACASGPKSIANKASKEKVVVIGAGFAGLCAAYQLSRAGAGVTVFEARDRIGGRVLTLRDFVPGKKVEGGGELIGANHPLWLALAREFDIELTDVSKGEGTRDPIVIDGQKLDFDRAAELWESMNAALSRMNSLAKDIDSNQPWLSARANELDRKTIDEWIQDLDVDALTKRACWVLLSSDNGQDPSRMSLLAQLACVKGGGLEKFWTETESYRTLSGNDLLARRFADAIGAGRIRLNTPVTSIDTRGAFNTDRRMPTRVFLANGEMIECDHIVFATPPPTWARIAFDPALPPDLLPQTGSNTKYLARVKRRFWRDDNLSQYALSDLDVEQTWDGTDGQNAGPEACLVGFNGGPGSVHTLDWARQTRDSNFAGILERFYPGYKANFVASRFMGWPHEEWTRCSYSFPAPGEVTSIGPALARGVGPLHFAGEHCSYAFIGYMEGALQSGVAAANAIFSPAARAPS; from the coding sequence ATGACAATCTATTCGCGATTGCACGGATTGTTTGGCGAACGACCGACGGATGAGTCGCGTCGCGCGTTTCTTCGTGCGACTGCCGCGGCGGGCGCTGCGCTCCTGCTGCCCGCCTGCGCCTCCGGTCCCAAGTCGATCGCGAACAAGGCCTCTAAAGAAAAGGTGGTCGTGATCGGCGCGGGGTTCGCTGGTCTGTGCGCCGCGTATCAACTCTCGCGGGCGGGAGCGGGGGTCACCGTGTTCGAAGCGCGCGACCGCATCGGAGGGCGCGTGCTGACGCTTCGCGATTTCGTGCCCGGAAAGAAAGTCGAAGGCGGCGGCGAACTCATCGGAGCCAATCACCCGCTTTGGCTCGCGCTCGCCAGGGAATTCGATATCGAGCTCACCGATGTGAGCAAGGGTGAGGGAACACGCGATCCGATTGTGATCGATGGCCAAAAACTCGACTTTGATCGGGCCGCCGAATTGTGGGAGAGCATGAACGCGGCGTTGAGCCGGATGAACTCGCTCGCGAAAGACATCGATTCGAACCAGCCATGGCTGAGTGCGCGCGCCAACGAACTCGATCGAAAGACAATCGATGAGTGGATTCAGGACCTTGATGTCGATGCGCTGACCAAGCGGGCCTGCTGGGTGCTGCTCTCTTCCGACAACGGGCAGGATCCGTCGCGAATGAGCCTGCTGGCGCAGCTCGCGTGCGTGAAAGGCGGTGGGCTCGAAAAATTCTGGACCGAAACCGAATCCTATCGCACACTTTCCGGGAATGATCTTCTGGCGCGGCGATTCGCGGACGCAATCGGCGCAGGTCGCATCCGTTTGAACACGCCCGTGACTTCGATCGACACACGCGGCGCGTTCAACACCGACAGACGCATGCCGACGCGAGTCTTTCTTGCGAACGGCGAGATGATCGAATGCGATCACATCGTGTTCGCGACGCCTCCTCCCACCTGGGCCCGTATTGCGTTTGATCCCGCACTCCCGCCGGACTTGCTGCCGCAGACGGGATCGAACACGAAGTACCTCGCGCGCGTCAAGCGCCGATTCTGGCGGGACGACAATCTCTCTCAATACGCGCTGAGCGATCTTGACGTCGAACAAACCTGGGACGGGACCGATGGGCAGAACGCCGGCCCTGAAGCCTGTCTGGTCGGCTTCAACGGCGGCCCGGGCTCAGTTCACACGCTTGACTGGGCCCGGCAAACACGCGACTCGAACTTTGCCGGCATCCTCGAGCGCTTCTATCCGGGCTACAAAGCCAACTTCGTCGCTTCACGATTCATGGGCTGGCCTCACGAAGAATGGACACGCTGCAGCTACTCGTTTCCCGCTCCGGGCGAGGTTACAAGCATCGGCCCGGCGCTTGCACGCGGCGTCGGCCCGCTTCACTTCGCGGGCGAGCATTGCAGTTACGCGTTTATCGGTTACATGGAGGGCGCGTTGCAGTCCGGTGTCGCCGCGGCAAACGCGATCTTTTCGCCCGCGGCACGCGCGCCTTCCTGA
- a CDS encoding bifunctional methionine sulfoxide reductase B/A protein translates to MRILRMTVLFLASATIAGGIFYLAKAGGPDAGYGYGNAALPAKSGETSDEKGTLKDMISKAGEKKIDGPRYSKSGYDLTPLTQKQIDDLAQKLKPEERDVILGKGTERAFCGNLTDNHKDGAYVCRLCGLPLFTSDHKFHSGTGWPSFFRPFDNDHVAYLKDSAYGMERIEILCTRCSAHLGHVFEDGPDPTGLRYCVNSVSLEFVEMTGGKLDLPAASRPVKTETAYFAGGCFWGTEDLFQQVPGVIDVVSGYMGGHVKNPTYKDVCYTDTEHAETVRIVFDPARVTYRELLAKFFKFHDPTQLDMQGPDHGRQYRSAIFASDESQLAEAKKFIAEQSAKPKYRTRKIVTTIELAKESGDAGGFWMAEDYHQDYHLKHGGHCAIPAPDDD, encoded by the coding sequence ATGCGCATTCTTCGGATGACCGTTCTGTTCCTCGCTTCCGCAACGATCGCAGGCGGGATTTTCTACCTGGCAAAGGCGGGCGGGCCCGATGCCGGCTACGGATACGGCAATGCCGCACTCCCGGCAAAGAGCGGCGAAACCTCCGATGAAAAAGGAACTCTCAAAGACATGATCAGCAAAGCCGGAGAAAAGAAAATCGACGGACCTCGCTACTCCAAGAGCGGCTACGACCTCACGCCTCTCACGCAGAAGCAGATCGACGACCTCGCGCAGAAACTCAAACCGGAAGAACGCGACGTCATTCTCGGAAAGGGAACCGAGCGTGCCTTCTGCGGCAATCTGACCGACAACCACAAAGACGGTGCGTATGTCTGCCGCCTCTGCGGCTTGCCGCTCTTTACGAGTGATCACAAATTCCATTCGGGCACGGGGTGGCCGAGCTTTTTCAGGCCGTTCGACAACGACCATGTCGCCTATCTCAAGGATTCCGCTTACGGAATGGAGCGCATCGAAATCCTCTGCACACGATGCTCAGCGCACTTGGGTCACGTCTTCGAAGACGGACCGGATCCCACCGGGCTTCGCTACTGCGTCAACAGCGTGTCCCTCGAATTTGTGGAGATGACAGGCGGCAAGCTCGACCTGCCGGCGGCAAGCCGACCTGTGAAGACTGAAACCGCTTACTTCGCCGGCGGTTGTTTCTGGGGAACGGAAGATTTGTTTCAGCAGGTGCCGGGCGTCATCGACGTGGTGAGCGGATACATGGGCGGGCACGTCAAAAACCCCACATACAAAGACGTCTGCTACACCGACACCGAACACGCCGAGACCGTGCGCATTGTGTTTGACCCGGCGCGCGTGACCTACCGCGAACTGCTCGCGAAGTTCTTCAAGTTTCACGATCCGACGCAGCTCGACATGCAGGGGCCGGACCACGGCCGCCAATACCGGAGCGCGATATTCGCATCGGATGAGTCTCAACTGGCTGAAGCGAAGAAATTCATCGCGGAACAGAGCGCAAAACCGAAATACCGGACCCGCAAAATCGTTACCACGATCGAACTCGCGAAGGAGTCGGGTGACGCCGGCGGTTTCTGGATGGCGGAAGACTACCACCAGGATTACCACCTGAAGCACGGCGGGCACTGCGCGATCCCTGCGCCCGACGACGATTGA
- a CDS encoding PAS domain-containing protein yields the protein MTTGPKKEAVGTGGALGKAQLQALGVALGSDPMSGVAIFGPGGAVVWANPQLSRMFRGPDATPEQAIGRKLKEIYPESFANEVASVIDQCAASGKSALIRMIWRGEQIYTWAQVISAEADEGTGEHQVLTISRKVRGDENAKDMFPTSDFEKLDMKVIDLGALDVLSTRELEVLALLGQGLSAANIASVLHRSVKTINTHRESIGKKLKIDDRVKLAAVAQRAGLRLTDATRERA from the coding sequence ATGACCACCGGCCCAAAAAAGGAAGCCGTTGGGACAGGGGGCGCTCTCGGGAAGGCTCAGCTTCAAGCGCTGGGTGTTGCGCTCGGATCGGACCCGATGAGCGGCGTGGCGATCTTCGGTCCCGGCGGCGCGGTGGTTTGGGCCAACCCGCAACTCTCGAGAATGTTCCGCGGGCCGGACGCGACACCCGAACAGGCCATCGGACGCAAACTCAAGGAAATCTATCCGGAATCGTTCGCAAACGAAGTGGCCTCGGTGATCGATCAGTGCGCCGCCAGCGGAAAATCGGCTCTCATTCGCATGATCTGGCGCGGCGAACAAATCTACACATGGGCACAGGTCATCTCTGCCGAAGCAGACGAAGGAACAGGTGAACATCAGGTTTTGACGATCAGCCGAAAGGTTCGTGGTGACGAGAACGCCAAGGACATGTTCCCCACCTCCGACTTCGAAAAGCTCGACATGAAGGTTATCGATCTCGGCGCTCTCGACGTTCTAAGCACGCGCGAGCTCGAAGTTCTCGCGCTACTCGGGCAAGGACTTTCGGCTGCCAACATCGCCTCCGTGCTCCACCGGTCTGTGAAGACGATCAATACGCACCGGGAGAGCATCGGCAAAAAGCTGAAAATCGACGATCGCGTAAAACTTGCCGCGGTTGCGCAAAGAGCCGGACTCCGCCTTACAGATGCCACTCGGGAAAGAGCCTGA
- a CDS encoding DUF3459 domain-containing protein codes for MRTTVLALIAGVSMACPAFGQATTNPSSASKKPGLADRSGERMDNWWNEAVFYQVFVRSFKDSEQGPLANDGIGDFAGLIEKLDYINDGDPNTTTDLGATALWLMPVFEGPTYHGYETSDYYKIESEHGTNADFKRFLDECKKRGIRVILDLVLNHTSSQHPWFKNAADPKDPKHDWFIWSNSKPAWKGPWNQEVWFNAADAGGRRSTGGGGPYYYGIFSSHMPDLNYRNPEVTKEMCKVTEFWLKDYGVDGYRLDAIRHLIEDGQQQENTKETHDWLRNWHTFYKSVNPTAFTVGEVWTDTATIASYVPDQLDTCFEFDVSFATIDAVNNADAKRLRDATMNAWKAYPRNQFCTFLSNHDQTRVMTRFGDDFTKAKLAASLLFTQPGIPFMYYGEELGVVGDKPDENLRTPMQWTAGANAGFTTGKPWRAANADASTKNVQAESSDPNSLLSLYRRLIRLRRDNPALAKGDYTALEASDKSVYAFARTEGDQTIMVMANLSDKPVQGCRVRAASGPFAKVAPPRELLQTGAQINPAPPRVVGKGGIADYVPVNQLGPRSVYVLEISGTK; via the coding sequence ATGCGAACCACCGTCCTTGCTCTGATTGCGGGCGTTTCGATGGCGTGTCCGGCGTTCGGCCAGGCGACGACCAATCCGTCATCTGCTTCAAAGAAGCCCGGGCTCGCCGATCGCTCGGGCGAGCGCATGGACAACTGGTGGAACGAAGCGGTGTTCTATCAGGTGTTCGTGCGTTCATTCAAAGATTCGGAGCAGGGGCCGCTCGCGAACGACGGAATCGGCGACTTCGCGGGGCTGATCGAGAAGCTCGACTACATCAACGACGGTGATCCGAATACGACCACTGATCTTGGCGCGACCGCACTCTGGCTGATGCCCGTTTTCGAAGGTCCGACGTACCACGGATACGAGACCAGTGACTACTACAAGATCGAGAGCGAGCACGGAACCAACGCGGACTTCAAGCGGTTTCTCGACGAGTGCAAGAAGCGTGGGATCCGCGTCATTCTTGATCTCGTGCTCAATCACACTTCGAGCCAGCATCCGTGGTTCAAGAACGCGGCCGATCCGAAAGATCCCAAGCACGACTGGTTCATCTGGTCGAACAGCAAGCCGGCGTGGAAGGGTCCGTGGAATCAGGAAGTCTGGTTCAACGCGGCCGATGCGGGGGGCAGGCGGAGCACCGGCGGCGGAGGCCCGTACTACTACGGCATTTTTTCGAGCCACATGCCCGACCTGAATTACCGCAATCCCGAAGTGACCAAAGAGATGTGCAAGGTCACGGAGTTCTGGCTCAAGGACTATGGCGTGGATGGATACCGGCTCGATGCGATCCGTCACCTCATCGAAGACGGCCAGCAGCAGGAAAATACCAAGGAAACGCACGACTGGCTCCGCAACTGGCACACGTTCTACAAGTCGGTAAATCCAACTGCGTTTACGGTCGGCGAAGTCTGGACCGACACGGCGACGATCGCGAGCTACGTGCCGGATCAGCTTGACACTTGCTTTGAATTCGATGTGTCTTTCGCGACCATCGATGCCGTGAACAACGCGGACGCGAAGCGGCTGCGCGACGCGACGATGAATGCGTGGAAGGCGTACCCACGCAATCAGTTCTGCACGTTTCTGAGCAACCACGACCAGACGCGCGTGATGACGCGCTTCGGCGATGATTTCACGAAAGCAAAGCTCGCGGCGAGCCTGCTCTTCACGCAGCCCGGAATCCCGTTCATGTACTACGGCGAGGAGCTCGGCGTGGTGGGGGACAAGCCCGACGAGAATCTTCGCACGCCGATGCAGTGGACGGCGGGCGCGAACGCCGGATTCACGACCGGGAAGCCGTGGCGTGCGGCGAACGCCGATGCTTCAACGAAGAATGTTCAGGCCGAATCGTCCGATCCGAACTCGCTGCTGAGTTTGTATCGCCGATTAATACGGCTGCGTCGGGACAACCCAGCGCTCGCGAAAGGCGATTACACGGCGCTCGAAGCGAGCGACAAGTCGGTGTATGCGTTCGCGCGGACGGAAGGCGACCAAACGATCATGGTCATGGCAAATCTCTCGGACAAGCCCGTGCAGGGATGCCGCGTCCGCGCGGCATCGGGCCCGTTCGCCAAGGTCGCGCCGCCCCGCGAACTGCTGCAGACCGGGGCCCAGATCAATCCGGCCCCGCCGCGCGTGGTCGGAAAGGGCGGCATCGCGGACTACGTTCCGGTCAATCAGCTCGGACCGAGGAGCGTGTACGTTCTAGAAATCTCGGGCACGAAATAG